From Candidatus Kryptonium sp., the proteins below share one genomic window:
- a CDS encoding DUF1015 domain-containing protein, with protein sequence MPEIKPFKGLIYNPNLPIHKLVAPPYDVISEKERDELYELHPYNVVRLILNRDENRYESAKNHFEKWLGDEIIIERENEAIFIYEQEFEYESKSYLRSGIICLLRIEEFGKGNVFPHEKTYPKPKEDRFNLLKATNAQFDHIFGIYSDPSFTIESLIAGNKPDQPLFDFEFPEKSKIRHKLYEITDREFISAVVNFFKNIQIFIADGHHRYETGIMFRDYLRSLSVAREEHNYILMYLTNMDSEGLIILPTHRVLSGIDLENLENKLFSGVFQSFFDIFEVSIFEELKDVMKKLSKGIFGISFGGGKIFVLKIKNYDEVKANLPPSIPGPVQDLDVTILHEFIFNLLGIQTEQVKITYTHDLKTALELSEEPNKIAFILNPPSVFDVKNVSLSGATMPQKSTYFYPKLLSGIVMRKF encoded by the coding sequence ATGCCTGAAATAAAACCATTTAAAGGACTGATCTATAATCCAAATTTGCCTATCCATAAACTTGTCGCTCCTCCTTATGATGTGATCTCAGAGAAGGAAAGAGATGAATTATATGAGCTCCATCCTTATAATGTAGTAAGGTTGATACTGAACAGGGATGAAAATAGATATGAAAGTGCGAAAAATCATTTTGAAAAATGGTTAGGCGACGAAATTATTATTGAGCGGGAAAACGAGGCAATTTTTATTTATGAACAAGAATTTGAATATGAATCCAAAAGTTATCTACGAAGTGGGATCATTTGTTTGTTGAGAATTGAAGAATTTGGAAAGGGGAATGTTTTCCCGCACGAGAAAACATATCCCAAACCAAAAGAGGATAGATTTAACCTTTTAAAAGCAACCAACGCACAGTTTGATCATATATTTGGAATTTATTCAGATCCAAGTTTTACTATTGAATCTTTAATTGCTGGTAATAAGCCTGATCAACCTTTATTTGATTTTGAATTTCCAGAGAAAAGCAAAATTAGACATAAGCTTTACGAGATCACCGATAGAGAGTTCATTAGCGCTGTTGTTAATTTTTTTAAAAACATTCAAATTTTTATCGCAGACGGGCATCATCGTTATGAAACTGGTATAATGTTCAGGGACTACTTAAGGTCTTTATCAGTCGCAAGGGAAGAGCATAACTATATTTTGATGTATCTTACTAATATGGATTCCGAGGGGTTAATCATACTCCCAACACATAGGGTTTTGTCCGGGATTGATTTAGAAAACTTGGAGAACAAACTATTTTCTGGTGTATTTCAAAGTTTTTTTGATATCTTTGAAGTTAGCATATTTGAGGAATTAAAAGATGTAATGAAAAAACTTAGCAAGGGAATTTTCGGAATTTCCTTCGGTGGTGGAAAAATTTTTGTGTTAAAAATAAAAAACTATGACGAGGTAAAAGCAAACTTACCTCCAAGCATCCCAGGACCAGTGCAAGATCTTGATGTTACAATTTTACATGAATTTATTTTTAACTTGCTCGGAATACAAACAGAGCAAGTTAAAATTACCTACACACACGATCTAAAGACAGCTCTTGAACTTTCGGAAGAACCAAATAAAATCGCGTTCATACTTAACCCACCAAGCGTTTTTGATGTTAAAAATGTCTCATTATCGGGTGCGACAATGCCTCAGAAGTCAACTTATTTTTATCCGAAGCTATTATCCGGAATCGTGATGAGAAAATTCTAA
- a CDS encoding diacylglycerol kinase family lipid kinase, protein MSYKSILSKWFTLGNDLKTHIVLNPYAGRWKGAKLYHKIIHYVKHLKHLERFQLTTAPGEAIQIARDTSAELVVAAGGDGTINEVVNGILQSNQEKLLGVIPIGSGNDYAKMLNLKPFRIKQAIESLKRRKVTASDVGAIQFVDETGRFNERFFINGVGIGFDAMVANESRKIKHLRGIPLYTLALFRTLKKYETPEMEVYIDGKLITGKIFLIAIGNGISAGGGFLLTPDAKINDGFFDVCLVRDLSILRILQVLPTVLKGKHIHYPEVSMFKAEEIEIKSDSNLTMHADGEIIGTSLRWIKISVVPSAVEVISNI, encoded by the coding sequence TTGTCATATAAATCCATTTTATCAAAATGGTTTACGCTTGGAAATGATTTAAAAACACATATAGTGTTAAATCCATACGCTGGGCGTTGGAAAGGAGCAAAACTTTATCATAAGATAATTCATTATGTAAAGCATTTAAAACATCTTGAAAGGTTTCAATTAACAACCGCTCCAGGTGAAGCGATACAAATTGCTCGCGATACTTCTGCCGAGCTTGTAGTTGCAGCAGGCGGTGATGGCACGATAAACGAAGTCGTAAATGGAATCTTACAAAGCAATCAAGAAAAATTGTTGGGTGTAATCCCAATTGGTTCTGGAAATGACTACGCTAAAATGTTGAACTTAAAACCATTTAGAATTAAACAAGCCATTGAGTCGTTAAAACGAAGGAAAGTAACAGCATCAGATGTCGGAGCAATTCAATTTGTTGATGAAACTGGAAGATTTAATGAAAGATTTTTTATAAATGGTGTTGGAATTGGGTTTGACGCAATGGTGGCAAACGAAAGTAGAAAAATAAAACACCTTCGTGGCATTCCTTTATATACTCTTGCTCTTTTTAGAACGCTGAAGAAATATGAAACTCCAGAAATGGAAGTATATATTGATGGAAAGCTGATCACAGGGAAGATTTTTCTTATAGCGATTGGAAATGGTATATCAGCAGGTGGAGGTTTCCTTCTCACACCTGATGCAAAGATCAACGATGGCTTTTTTGATGTATGTCTTGTTAGGGACTTGTCTATTTTACGAATTCTTCAGGTCCTGCCAACAGTGTTGAAAGGTAAACATATTCATTACCCTGAGGTTTCAATGTTTAAGGCAGAAGAGATTGAAATTAAATCTGACTCAAATCTTACTATGCATGCTGATGGAGAAATAATCGGGACATCTTTACGCTGGATAAAAATTTCCGTTGTCCCATCAGCTGTTGAAGTTATTTCAAACATATGA
- a CDS encoding FAD-dependent oxidoreductase: MRKILKNIIDIESADVVVAGGGIAGICSAVASAREGAKTILIDRYGFLGGMSTAGMVSPFMKYWIVDEFDNKVKPLVGGVFEEIVRGMEKIGGVIDNGFSAWAFRKVVNELLHSVGVKTIRHAIIYGVEFENVGKKRKIVALILAHNSRLYRVSGKVFVDTTGDAEIVYLANAGWVKGDEETGFTQAMTLFFRVGGIDVKRVVEFVRNNPDQFYPWSTSTYIPGQIVSVAGYFDIVKQGKEDGLLPETIEYIFFTTLPEDGEASFNTTNILGLDGTSSFDLTKAEIDGRIQMWKIFNFLKQKIQGFENSYLLESGVQVGVRETRRAIGEYIITGEDILQARKFNDAIARACYGIDIHGQRGERSRLEHLREGQYYEVPLRALIVKRALNLLVAGKCISSTREGHSALRIQATSAATGEASGVVAALALKFEGNVRSVPYEIIKQKLKARGNI, from the coding sequence ATGAGAAAAATTTTAAAAAATATCATTGACATTGAAAGCGCTGATGTTGTTGTCGCTGGAGGTGGTATAGCTGGGATTTGTTCTGCGGTTGCTTCGGCAAGAGAAGGTGCAAAAACGATATTGATAGATAGATATGGATTCCTTGGTGGGATGTCAACAGCTGGAATGGTTTCACCATTTATGAAATACTGGATCGTTGATGAGTTTGATAACAAAGTTAAGCCTCTTGTTGGTGGTGTATTTGAAGAGATAGTAAGAGGAATGGAAAAAATCGGGGGTGTGATAGATAATGGTTTCAGCGCTTGGGCATTTAGAAAAGTTGTAAATGAGCTTTTGCATAGCGTCGGGGTTAAAACCATAAGACATGCGATTATTTATGGGGTTGAGTTTGAAAATGTTGGCAAAAAGAGAAAAATCGTTGCTTTGATATTAGCTCATAACTCAAGGCTTTACCGTGTATCTGGCAAAGTTTTTGTTGATACTACTGGTGATGCTGAGATAGTTTACCTTGCAAACGCTGGTTGGGTTAAGGGTGATGAAGAAACAGGTTTCACACAAGCGATGACACTATTTTTCAGGGTCGGAGGAATTGATGTTAAAAGAGTCGTTGAATTTGTCAGAAACAATCCTGATCAATTTTATCCGTGGTCAACATCTACATATATACCTGGACAAATAGTTTCGGTTGCAGGTTATTTTGATATTGTTAAACAGGGAAAAGAGGATGGATTGTTACCTGAAACAATTGAATATATATTTTTCACAACCTTACCTGAGGATGGAGAAGCATCTTTTAACACAACAAATATCCTTGGTCTTGATGGGACGAGTTCATTTGATTTAACAAAAGCTGAAATAGATGGACGGATTCAGATGTGGAAGATATTTAATTTTTTAAAGCAAAAGATTCAGGGTTTTGAAAATTCGTATTTACTTGAGTCAGGCGTTCAAGTTGGTGTAAGGGAAACAAGACGAGCAATAGGAGAATATATCATCACAGGCGAAGATATATTACAGGCGCGAAAGTTTAACGATGCAATTGCAAGAGCTTGTTATGGAATTGACATTCACGGACAAAGAGGCGAAAGATCGCGGTTAGAACATTTAAGAGAAGGTCAGTATTATGAAGTTCCTTTGAGAGCTTTGATTGTTAAAAGAGCTTTAAATTTGCTTGTTGCAGGCAAATGTATTTCATCAACGAGGGAGGGGCATTCTGCTTTGAGAATTCAAGCAACATCCGCAGCGACAGGTGAAGCATCCGGAGTCGTCGCAGCTCTTGCATTAAAATTTGAAGGTAATGTTAGAAGTGTTCCTTATGAAATTATTAAGCAAAAATTAAAAGCACGTGGCAACATTTAA
- a CDS encoding N-acetylmannosamine-6-phosphate 2-epimerase, with amino-acid sequence MKQEILKRMENGIIVSCQPDELGLFSDVKFIVEFAVSAELGGAVAVRIEGVENIRAVKSKVRIPIIGIIKSRYPEGDVLITPDLNSVEKIIEAGADIVAIDVTARDKRFDIFKQVRENYENVILMADVSTYEEGIKSAELGADIIATTLAGYTPYTKHSYKKYEPDFELVHKLSSSLDVPIVAEGRIWTVEQIKKMFDLGAFAVVIGSVVTRPRLIVQRFVEEIKNKK; translated from the coding sequence GTGAAACAGGAGATTTTGAAAAGGATGGAGAATGGAATTATCGTTTCTTGTCAACCTGATGAACTTGGGCTTTTTTCGGATGTCAAATTTATAGTTGAGTTTGCAGTTTCCGCTGAGCTCGGAGGAGCGGTTGCTGTAAGAATAGAAGGCGTGGAAAATATAAGAGCTGTTAAAAGTAAAGTTAGAATTCCAATTATTGGGATCATTAAAAGCAGATATCCTGAGGGTGATGTTTTGATAACACCTGATCTTAATTCGGTTGAGAAAATAATTGAAGCAGGAGCAGATATTGTTGCAATTGATGTAACTGCAAGAGACAAAAGATTTGATATTTTTAAACAGGTCAGGGAAAATTATGAAAATGTAATTTTGATGGCTGATGTTTCAACTTATGAAGAGGGAATTAAATCAGCTGAACTTGGTGCTGACATCATTGCTACAACGCTTGCTGGATATACTCCTTACACAAAACATTCTTATAAGAAATATGAACCTGATTTTGAGCTTGTTCATAAGTTGTCAAGTTCGCTTGATGTTCCAATTGTTGCGGAGGGGCGCATATGGACTGTTGAACAAATAAAAAAGATGTTTGATCTCGGTGCTTTTGCTGTTGTGATTGGCTCAGTAGTGACGAGGCCAAGGTTAATTGTTCAACGATTTGTAGAAGAAATTAAGAACAAAAAATGA
- a CDS encoding glycosyl transferase family 36 — protein MSHQLLKLFQTYDEINMEIFKVNKYGYFTADGREFVITDPKTPAPWMNYIWNGRWAGLVSHTGGGYSFYLTPRDNRITRYRYNSLPWDQPGRYVYVKDKKLSRYFSLSWAPTIDLNYDFYECRHGLGYTKITTENLGIRGEITFFVPTDLDAEIWLVKLKNLTNERRSLDIFSYIELVMGNALNDLINQPNDKHFPDVYFDKDLKAIVATRRYWVTNRGVSVAQPNHAWPYYLIYSTSLEIKGFDGDKDKFIGRWRSNANPEAIELGNCFNTEITAGDPCAVIQSEIELESNEEKEFTVFMFLVDKPSLHTNDRLKNNSKSYKKALETISKLRDLEFVHRKFDELKKYWDNYLNTLQVQTPDEKMNLFINVWNRYQIAVTFDMSRNAGYYHGGLLFGTGVRDQMQDIFGELIANPKRVRDRIIEVCGYQFKDGSMLHNFFRISKTGEKTGHCDTPLWLPFGIITYLKETADFDLLYEKVEFYDGGSATVLQHLQRALDFSLNNLGKHGLLKFGRGDWNDTLDYVGIKGKGETVWGSEFLAYVLKETIELFNYLGLKKSLNKYVNAYLKISKNINKFCWDGKWYIRGFRDDGKPFGSSKNKEAKIFANPQSWAVISGIADNERAKICLMSVEKYLDTPKGPKILHPPFTKVDPNIGLATRCVPGKKENGAVFNHVASWVFLAELIFGNAERAYKIYHATLPLNNAVDADLYKMEPYVYSEYVTSPDHPTFGEASHSWLTGSSDWFFKSVVEYMIGVRPTYAGLLVDPCVPSSWKNFKMIRLFRGVRYEIEFLNPDGVNKGIKEIWIDGERYNDRILPLRKKGSVCKVKVIMGNPSNKPL, from the coding sequence TTGTCCCATCAGCTGTTGAAGTTATTTCAAACATATGATGAAATTAATATGGAAATTTTCAAAGTCAATAAATACGGATATTTTACAGCAGATGGAAGAGAATTTGTTATAACTGATCCTAAAACACCAGCACCTTGGATGAACTATATCTGGAATGGACGCTGGGCAGGTCTTGTAAGTCATACTGGAGGTGGTTATAGTTTCTATCTGACACCTCGCGATAACCGTATCACAAGATATAGGTATAACTCGCTCCCATGGGATCAACCCGGGCGCTATGTGTATGTTAAAGATAAAAAATTAAGTAGATATTTTTCTTTGAGTTGGGCACCAACAATTGATTTGAATTATGATTTTTATGAATGTCGTCATGGACTAGGTTATACTAAAATAACAACTGAAAATCTGGGTATAAGGGGCGAGATTACCTTCTTTGTCCCAACCGATTTAGATGCTGAAATTTGGCTCGTTAAATTAAAAAACTTAACAAATGAAAGAAGATCGCTTGATATATTTTCATATATTGAACTTGTGATGGGGAATGCGCTTAACGATTTAATCAATCAACCGAATGACAAACACTTTCCAGATGTTTATTTTGACAAAGATTTAAAAGCAATTGTCGCAACGAGAAGATATTGGGTGACAAATAGGGGAGTTTCAGTTGCCCAACCTAACCATGCTTGGCCATACTATTTAATATATTCAACATCGCTTGAAATAAAGGGATTTGATGGTGATAAGGATAAATTCATAGGCAGATGGAGAAGCAATGCTAATCCAGAAGCAATTGAGCTTGGTAATTGCTTTAACACAGAAATAACCGCTGGTGATCCTTGTGCAGTTATTCAGTCCGAAATTGAGCTTGAATCTAATGAGGAAAAAGAATTTACCGTTTTCATGTTTCTCGTTGATAAACCATCATTGCACACAAATGATAGGTTGAAAAATAACTCAAAATCATATAAGAAGGCACTTGAAACCATCTCTAAACTTAGAGATCTTGAATTTGTGCATCGTAAATTTGATGAATTGAAGAAATATTGGGATAACTACCTTAATACTCTTCAAGTGCAAACACCTGATGAAAAAATGAACCTTTTTATAAATGTATGGAATCGTTATCAGATCGCTGTAACATTTGATATGTCAAGAAACGCGGGATATTATCATGGTGGGCTATTGTTCGGAACTGGAGTTAGAGATCAGATGCAAGATATTTTTGGCGAGCTAATCGCTAACCCTAAAAGGGTTAGAGACAGAATAATTGAAGTATGTGGTTATCAGTTTAAAGACGGTAGCATGCTACACAACTTTTTCAGAATTTCCAAAACAGGTGAAAAAACCGGACATTGTGATACACCGCTTTGGTTGCCATTTGGAATAATCACTTATCTAAAGGAAACAGCGGATTTTGATTTACTTTATGAAAAAGTTGAATTTTATGATGGTGGCAGTGCTACAGTTTTACAACATTTGCAAAGGGCGCTTGACTTCTCGTTAAATAATCTTGGCAAACATGGACTGCTTAAGTTTGGGCGAGGAGATTGGAACGATACCTTGGATTATGTAGGTATAAAAGGCAAAGGGGAAACAGTCTGGGGTTCAGAGTTTCTTGCCTATGTATTGAAAGAGACAATTGAATTATTTAACTATTTAGGCCTAAAAAAATCGTTAAACAAATATGTCAATGCTTATTTAAAAATTTCAAAAAATATAAACAAATTTTGCTGGGATGGAAAATGGTATATTAGGGGTTTCAGAGACGATGGAAAACCTTTTGGAAGTTCAAAAAATAAGGAGGCGAAAATTTTTGCAAATCCCCAATCGTGGGCTGTGATAAGTGGCATCGCTGATAATGAAAGAGCAAAAATATGCCTCATGTCTGTTGAAAAATATCTGGATACTCCTAAAGGACCAAAAATTTTACATCCACCATTTACAAAGGTTGATCCGAACATTGGACTTGCAACGAGATGCGTGCCAGGTAAAAAAGAAAACGGAGCGGTATTTAATCATGTGGCAAGCTGGGTATTTCTTGCTGAATTAATTTTTGGAAATGCAGAAAGAGCTTATAAAATTTACCATGCTACATTGCCACTTAACAACGCTGTAGATGCTGATCTTTACAAGATGGAACCATATGTATATTCAGAATATGTAACAAGCCCAGATCATCCAACTTTTGGTGAGGCAAGTCATTCGTGGCTTACAGGTTCGTCGGATTGGTTTTTTAAAAGCGTGGTTGAATATATGATTGGTGTAAGACCTACTTATGCTGGCTTGTTGGTAGATCCTTGTGTTCCCTCAAGTTGGAAAAACTTTAAAATGATAAGGCTGTTTCGCGGTGTAAGATATGAAATTGAATTTTTAAATCCTGATGGTGTCAACAAGGGCATAAAAGAAATTTGGATTGATGGCGAAAGATATAATGACCGAATTCTTCCACTGCGCAAAAAGGGAAGCGTTTGTAAAGTAAAAGTTATAATGGGAAATCCAAGCAATAAACCCTTGTAG
- a CDS encoding dihydrodipicolinate reductase gives MKRKINAVQFGLGPIGQLCAKTIIQKHSDVINLVGAVDINPNKIGKDIGELIGIEPTGILVEDDIKKIVKKRKVDLVFHTTTSFMEDVKEQIVELIKLKLNIVSSTEELFFPWIRNREIAHEIDSLAKKFKVRVLGTGVNPGFVMDVLPSVLTQVCTEVKRIRVERVVNAAKRRLPLQLKIGAGLRVGEFKAKKATGKFGHIGLVESLQFLAYILNINLDEIKEDLNPIVTKKSLKTEYLTIQKGRVAGIHHTAVGFKNGKEVISLDLKMYVGNHKDYDAVYIDGEPPIKMKILNGVFGDIATVASLINCAYLIFNAKPGLLTMADIGLPHGFLKQ, from the coding sequence ATGAAAAGAAAAATCAACGCAGTACAATTCGGGCTTGGCCCAATAGGACAACTTTGCGCCAAAACGATCATTCAAAAACATAGCGATGTAATTAATTTAGTTGGTGCTGTTGACATTAATCCTAACAAGATCGGTAAAGATATTGGAGAGCTGATCGGAATTGAACCAACTGGGATACTTGTTGAGGATGATATTAAAAAGATAGTTAAAAAGCGCAAAGTTGATCTCGTCTTTCACACGACCACCTCATTTATGGAAGATGTAAAGGAGCAAATTGTGGAGTTGATAAAGTTGAAGTTAAATATAGTTTCATCTACTGAGGAATTGTTCTTCCCTTGGATTAGAAATCGTGAGATCGCTCATGAGATTGATTCACTTGCGAAAAAGTTTAAGGTGCGCGTTCTTGGAACCGGAGTTAATCCAGGATTTGTGATGGATGTATTACCGTCCGTCTTAACTCAAGTTTGCACGGAGGTTAAAAGAATAAGAGTTGAAAGAGTTGTGAATGCTGCGAAAAGAAGATTACCGCTTCAGTTAAAAATCGGTGCAGGTTTAAGAGTGGGTGAGTTCAAGGCTAAAAAAGCAACAGGTAAATTTGGGCATATCGGTCTTGTTGAATCGTTACAATTTTTGGCTTATATTTTGAATATAAATCTTGATGAAATAAAAGAAGATTTAAATCCAATTGTAACGAAGAAAAGTTTGAAAACTGAATACTTGACAATTCAAAAGGGAAGAGTTGCCGGAATACACCATACGGCGGTTGGTTTCAAGAATGGCAAGGAGGTTATATCGCTTGATTTAAAGATGTATGTTGGCAATCACAAAGATTATGATGCTGTTTACATTGATGGTGAACCACCTATAAAGATGAAAATTTTGAACGGCGTTTTTGGTGATATCGCAACCGTTGCAAGTTTAATTAATTGTGCATATTTAATTTTTAATGCTAAACCAGGGCTTTTAACCATGGCCGATATCGGGTTGCCGCATGGATTTTTAAAACAATAA
- the era gene encoding GTPase Era produces the protein MAEETHNILSDFKAGYVAIVGEPNVGKSTLLNTLLQHKISIVTPKPQTTRHKIIGIMTGENYQIVFLDTPGLIKPRYLLQEVMMEYAESALRDADIILFMIDVKKVKMNESIVNSLPFEILKKYVDEKPIILVINKVDLINKLEVLPMIDFFSKIFPFKEIVPISALKGQNIDELKKVLIQYLPYHPPFYPPDMITEHPERFFVAEIIREKIFQFYRQEIPYSTTVSIVEFKEAQNEGERDYIRAEIYVEKDSQKGIIIGKDGQMLKKIGKLAREEIEWFLGRPVYLELYVKARKKWRDSKAWLKRLGYTVD, from the coding sequence ATGGCAGAGGAAACTCACAATATACTATCTGATTTTAAAGCAGGTTATGTTGCTATTGTTGGAGAGCCAAATGTTGGAAAATCAACGCTTCTTAATACTTTGCTCCAACATAAAATTTCAATCGTTACGCCCAAGCCTCAAACGACAAGACATAAAATTATCGGGATAATGACGGGTGAGAATTATCAAATTGTTTTTCTTGATACGCCCGGATTGATCAAGCCAAGATATTTGCTTCAGGAAGTAATGATGGAATATGCTGAATCTGCGCTCAGAGATGCTGATATAATTTTGTTTATGATTGATGTTAAAAAAGTTAAAATGAATGAAAGCATTGTTAATTCGCTACCTTTTGAGATTTTGAAAAAATATGTTGATGAAAAGCCAATAATTTTAGTGATAAACAAAGTTGACCTTATCAACAAGCTTGAAGTTCTTCCGATGATTGATTTTTTCAGCAAAATTTTTCCATTTAAAGAAATTGTCCCAATATCCGCACTTAAGGGTCAAAATATAGATGAATTAAAAAAGGTCCTAATTCAGTATCTACCTTACCATCCTCCGTTTTATCCACCTGACATGATCACAGAGCACCCCGAGAGATTTTTCGTCGCGGAAATAATCCGTGAGAAAATTTTTCAGTTTTACAGACAGGAAATACCTTATTCAACAACTGTGTCCATCGTGGAGTTTAAAGAGGCGCAAAATGAAGGTGAGCGGGATTATATAAGGGCTGAGATATATGTTGAAAAGGATTCGCAAAAAGGGATTATAATCGGTAAGGATGGGCAAATGTTAAAAAAGATAGGAAAACTTGCACGGGAAGAAATTGAGTGGTTTCTTGGAAGACCTGTTTATCTTGAGCTTTATGTCAAAGCACGTAAGAAATGGCGTGATAGCAAAGCATGGCTAAAAAGGTTAGGTTATACCGTTGATTAA
- a CDS encoding radical SAM protein — MRNLTIKIIETQRALSKSRIQGIDYTVNPYVGCEFGCLYCYADFMTKFSKNYSLYFSNCRWGEFVGVKINIPEKLRSEILRLESKFDLFSNKEMSKPKIWMSIVTDPYQPVEKKFELTRKCLEILLEFQCPTGILTRSPLIVRDIDLFVGFENLEIGLTITTDNDNIRKIFEPKAPSIKSRIKTLEILKKNNVRTFAFIGPILPMNAKKLSSEIDGLVDYVLVDRMNYIWKTEGIYRRNLLEFGIRDEYFRIVAEEISSYFSSKGIEVEILF; from the coding sequence ATGAGAAACTTAACTATCAAAATTATAGAGACCCAAAGAGCATTATCAAAATCAAGAATTCAAGGGATTGATTATACCGTAAATCCATATGTAGGATGTGAGTTTGGTTGCCTATATTGTTACGCTGATTTTATGACAAAATTTTCAAAAAATTATTCGCTTTATTTCAGTAATTGTAGATGGGGCGAATTCGTCGGAGTAAAAATTAACATTCCCGAAAAGTTGAGAAGCGAAATTCTTCGGCTTGAAAGCAAATTTGATTTGTTTTCAAACAAGGAAATGAGCAAACCAAAGATATGGATGAGTATAGTTACAGATCCTTATCAACCTGTTGAGAAAAAGTTTGAACTTACAAGAAAATGTCTTGAGATTCTGCTTGAGTTTCAGTGTCCGACCGGAATCTTGACTCGCTCTCCGCTTATTGTGCGAGATATTGATTTGTTTGTTGGATTTGAAAATCTTGAAATAGGATTAACTATTACAACTGACAACGACAATATAAGAAAAATCTTTGAACCAAAAGCACCTTCAATCAAGAGCAGAATAAAAACACTTGAGATTTTAAAGAAAAATAATGTAAGGACATTTGCTTTCATAGGTCCAATCCTTCCAATGAACGCAAAAAAGCTGTCAAGCGAAATAGATGGCTTGGTTGATTATGTTCTCGTTGATAGAATGAACTACATTTGGAAAACGGAGGGAATTTACAGAAGGAATTTGCTTGAGTTTGGAATTAGAGACGAATATTTCAGGATAGTTGCTGAAGAAATCTCAAGCTATTTTTCGTCAAAAGGAATTGAAGTTGAAATCTTGTTTTAA